One window of Nicotiana tomentosiformis chromosome 11, ASM39032v3, whole genome shotgun sequence genomic DNA carries:
- the LOC104110818 gene encoding protein LONGIFOLIA 1-like, which translates to LIFVQLIQVGIQIRTSIDSRSPRVSTSTSRGKTDDFSSECSSSSPAPKTPTLVARLMGLDLLPENNSTLSNISTCNNTPTSRSHSKSLLVQKQVHDLNIITGTVSLPETPRVSSESWRSDVEYHHRLSLQINKENIGEESQGLAYKYNAKKMARRRRDDKLKQVDDENRSPGYYARQIVKQVKERVSRKVGHDITNSVTSKDDNVFLRNNNNNYASGPNSTVVLLKPTKKAKALNHLGDDNSLISKQSTPSSSPRLRFLDTKNKLLVTTTSTGNKTQTQQHSPRLSPLSPSAAKIITNHKSQDSLWEEMKQNQQLHQRSTKKGKGERYEKPPSKANSDPIRRKKEEQFVHSAATNKGNSKDKKCKKTALSNVPTFFPLKKEPSSPPTKLLIKKSQESDAHPLKRSTQLSCSSSHSYNTRLQESNRCNGATTTTISSVGREEFQYIQRILKRAGIDKGTPVSFAKWYSQSHPLDPSIFHHLELFHPSIFTVPRSSLSQRCNRKLIFQLVDELLVEILEPYYINLNPKWLITPKIRRLHCRQMCGLELIETLCTRIQSFPSANCQVLEDIDALIDKDLQKRELGTRGAFEEEGESIILEIERDIFELLLHESVAVFGMARWYRITR; encoded by the exons ttaatttttgtgCAATTAATCCAGGTTGGTATTCAAATTAGAACAAGCATTGACTCTAGATCACCTAGAGTATCAACGTCAACTTCAAGAGGAAAAACGGATGATTTTTCTTCTGAATGTAGCAGCTCCTCTCCTGCGCCCAAAACACCAACACTTGTTGCTAGACTTATGGGCCTTGATCTTCTCCCTGAAAATAACTCTACTCTTTCCAATATTTCCACTTGCAATAATACTCCAACTTCGAGATCACATTCTAAGTCACTCTTAGTCCAAAAGCAAGTCCACGACCTTAACATCATCACAG GTACTGTGTCACTGCCTGAGACACCAAGGGTATCTTCAGAGAGCTGGAGATCAGATGTGGAATATCATCATAGGCTATCTCTTCAAATTAACAAAGAAAATATTGGTGAAGAATCTCAAGGTTTAGCTTATAAATACAATGCCAAGAAAATGGCTAGGAGAAGGAGAGATGATAAACTTAAGCAAGTTGATGATGAGAATAGAAGTCCAGGATATTATGCTAGACAAATTGTGAAGCAAGTGAAAGAGAGAGTCAGCAGGAAAGTTGGTCATGATATTACCAACTCAGTTACAAGTAAAGATGACAATGTCTTCTTgcgtaacaacaacaataactacgCTTCAGGCCCAAATAGTACCGTTGTCTTGCTTAAACCGACGAAAAAAGCCAAGGCTCTAAACCATCTTGGAGATGATAATAGCCTAATTAGTAAGCAATCAACTCCTTCGAGCTCACCAAGGTTAAGATTCTTGGACACCAAGAACAAATTGCTAGTCACAACTACATCAACTGGTAATAAAACCCAAACTCAACAGCACTCTCCTAGACTTTCACCATTATCTCCATCTGCTGCTAAAATTATCACAAATCATAAGTCTCAAGATTCTTTATGGGAGGAAATGAAACAGAACCAGCAGCTGCATCAGAGAAGTACCAAAAAAGGCAAAGGTGAAAGATATGAGAAGCCACCATCAAAAGCTAATTCTGATCCTATTCGTAGAAAGAAGGAAGAACAATTTGTTCATTCTGCTGCCACAAATAAAGGAAACAGCAAGgacaagaagtgcaagaaaactGCATTGTCAAACGTTCCAACCTTTTTTCCATTGAAGAAAGAGCCTTCTTCTCCACCCACTAAATTACTCATCAAAAAG TCACAGGAATCAGATGCTCATCCATTGAAAAGGAGCACACAATTATCTTGTAGTTCGAGCCATTCGTACAACACCAGACTCCAAGAAAGCAACAGATGTAACGgtgctactactactactatttcTAGTGTTGGACGAGAGGAATTTCAGTACATTCAAAGAATACTGAAACGTGCAGGAATTGACAAAGGTACCCCAGTGTCCTTTGCCAAATGGTACTCCCAATCTCACCCTCTTGATCCTTCTATTTTTCACCACTTAGAACTTTTTCACCCTTCCATTTTTACCGTACCGAGATCAAGTTTAAGCCAGAGGTGTAATAGAAAGCTTATTTTTCAACTTGTTGACGAGCTCCTTGTTGAAATCTTGGAACCATATTACATCAATTTGAACCCCAAATGGCTAATTACTCCAAAGATAAGGCGATTACACTGTCGTCAAATGTGTGGGTTGGAACTGATTGAAACACTATGCACGAGAATACAAAGCTTCCCTTCAGCTAATTGCCAAGTTCTTGAAGATATTGATGCATTGATAGATAAAGATTTGCAAAAAAGAGAGCTCGGAACTAGAGGTGCGTTTGAAGAAGAAGGGGAAAGCATAATATTAGAAATTGAACGTGACATATTTGAATTACTTCTACATGAATCTGTGGCGGTGTTTGGAATGGCACGTTGGTATAGAATAACGAGGTAG